One Candidatus Alcyoniella australis genomic window, CATCACCAGCGGCCCGGTACTCGAGCGTCCGGGCGATCTGGCAGCGATCCTGACCAACCTCGAGCCCAACGACGTGCTGTTTATCGACGAGGTCCACCGCCTGAGCCATGTGGTCGAGGAGGTACTGTACCCGGCGATGGAAGACTTTGAGCTCGACCTGATCGTCGGGCAGGGACCCTCGGCGCGCTCGATCAGAATGGACATCCCGCGCTTTACCTTGATCGGCGCCACGACCCGCGTGGGCTTACTTACCGGACCGCTGCGCGACCGCTTTGGTTGGGTCGCGCGCCTGGACTATTACAGCGACCAGGAGTTGACCCAGATCCTGCTGCGTAGCGCGCGCATTCTCGGGGTACCGATCGTCGATGACGGCGCGGAAGAGATCGCGCGACGCTCGCGCGGGACCCCGCGCGTTGCCAACCGCCTGCTGCGCCGCGTGCGCGATTTTGCCCAGGTCGAGGGCGAGGGGGTTGTGGACCACGCAATAGCCGAACACGCCCTGGGAAGGCTCGAGGTCGATTCCGAGGGCCTGGACATGATGGACACCAAGTTTCTGCGACTGATGATCGACAAGCACGGCGGAGGTCCGGTGGGCGTCGAGACCCTGGCCGCCGGACTCTCCGAGGAACGCGACACGCTCGAAGAGGTGATCGAGCCCTACCTGCTGCAAAAGGGATTCATCGCGCGCACCCCGCGCGGCCGGGTGGCCACGGAGCACGCCTACCGCCACCTGGGAATCAAGGGCCCGACGATCGCGCCCCAGAAAAAACTTTTCTAATCCACCTGGCCGAATAGATGAGCGCCAATAAAACCAAACTCCGCATTCCGTTGCCGCCCAAGCCCGGCGGACCGCACGAGGTCAAGGGGCGCAAGCGCAAGCAGCAACAGCTCGATAAACGCCGCCGGATCGAAGAGGGGCTCTCCGAGCGCGAACGCTCGCGCAACAAGGACAAGGATTGATGGGCGGAGTGCTGGTGGTCTGCACCGGCAACCTGTGCCGCAGCCCGCTGGCCGCAGGCTATTTATCGATGCGTCTTGCTGATTCAGGTTCAGGGCGTATCGTGGCCTCGGCAGGCACCCACGGGGTCGAGGGGTCGCCTGCAACTCCCCAAGCCTGCGAGGTGGCTTTAGAGAACGGATTCGACATCAGCGGCCATCGCGGTTGCGAAATCACGATCGCGATGCTCGAACAATACGCATTGGTGCTGCTGATGGAACGCAGCCAGCGCGAGCATTTGGCGCAGCTCTACCCTGAATGGTCAAACAAACTTCGACTGCTCAGCGAGTTCGGACCGCATGACGGGCCGGTTGATATACCCGATCCCTACGGTGCGCCGGTCGAACAATATCGGCACGTCTTCTCGCTGATGCGACCGTGTCTCGATAATTTTGCCGCTTGGTGGGCGGATCAACACCTGGTGGGCGGCGTGCTGATAATCAAGGCGACCACCGGATCAGATCAGCGCGGCTGGTCGAGCCATCTGGCCCAGATCATGCCCTGGCCGCTACGCGAGATGCGCAACGTGCACGCTGTGGAGCTGCTGCCCGCGGCTGTGCGCGGCAACCACCTGCACCAATCGACCAACGAGGCGATCCTGGTGATCGGCGGTCCGTGCGAGGCCGTATTTTGCAAAGACGGCGATGTGGCGAAGGTGGTCTGCGCGCAACATGGTCCGGTGTTGATCGCGATTCCCGCTGGCACGGCCCACGCCTTTCGCAATTTTTCGGATTCGCCGATCGAGCTGATCTGTCTGACCGATCGTGAGTTCGATCCGCAAGAGCCTGATCAGATCCGGGTGGAGCTGATCGCCTAACCCAACCCGAACTTCATTGCCAACCTACGCGCCAGACCCATGCGCTCGTCCACCGCGCCGTGGGGGCACAGCTCATGGCAACAGAAGCACTCGATACAGCGTTCGGGGTCGATGCGCGGCAGCGGATCAAAGGTGATGCACTCCGCCGGGCAGGCATTGGCGCAGGTCTCGCAACGCTGGCAGCGATCAACGTTGATCACCGGCCTGATCCACAACATGCCGTAGAACATGCGGTAGAACAGACGCGGCATATTGCGAAACCAGGTCGGGGGCGGAGCAAGCTTCAGGGCGTCGGACGCCAAATTCATACCGCGCAGCTCGATGTGTTCGATGCGCGATTCCCCCAATCCGCGAGCCGTAGCATGATCCAGGTAATGGATGCGCACTTTGCTAAAACCCATCAGCTCGGCGGTCGCCCGGTCCACGGCCACGGGGTCGGATCCGCAAAGCAGCCAGCCGATCTGTTCGATCGTTCCCTCGCTGGGTCCGCGTCCGGACATGCCGACCACCGCGTCCATCACTGAAAAGGTCGGACGGGCAACGGCCAGAATATCGACCAGCGATTCGTTGAACGCCTCATATTGCGCCAGGGTGTGCAGCCGTTTGCGCTCGCGGGCGGGGATCGTACCGAACATGTTTTTTACCGCTCCGGTGAACATCGCCTGCATGTGGGTCTTGGCCTTGGCCAGGCTGATCACCGCGTCCGCGTCGACAATGTCCTGGGCCACGAACAACGTTTGCGTTTGCTGTCCCTCAGGAACCGTCAGCTCGCAATATCCGTGGTCTTGAAAGGTGAAGTACTCGACTCCCAGCTCGTCGCAGACCGCGGCCGTGCCCGTCGCCGTAAAAGCGCGGCGCACTTGATCAATGGGCAGCATGCCCGGCTCCTCGCCCACGCAAACATCGGCGCCCAACTCCAGCAGGTTTTTAAGCACGGCCCGTAATACCTCAGGGTGGGTCGTGACCGCCTTTTCCGGTGCCACAGGCAGCAGCAGGTTGGGCTTTACCAGCACCTTGCGCCCAGGGCCGATAGCAGCGGGCCACCCTCCGGCGCGTTCCAGGGCCAGGGCAAAGGCCTGCGAAATCAGATCGCGATCGTACTGCTGGCAACGCGCCGCGCCGACAAGGGCCGTCATCAATTCCTCCCAGATTGGTGTCCAGCCTAGGAAAGCGGCTTGCCGCATGTCAAGGCGACATACCGAAAGTCCGCTGCGCCATTGCCCGCACAGGGGGCGTCTGCTAACTTCGATTTCAAGTTAATGGATGATTTATAAATGACAAAGCACAACAGCTCGCGACTTATCATCATCGCCGGAGACGGAATGGATCCGCGGATTTGCGACCGAATGATCGCCGCGGGAGAGCTTCCGACGTTGGCGCGGCTGTGCCACGGAAAGACGATCGCGCGTCTGGGCACCACGCTTCCCTCGCAGTCGCCAGTGGCCTGGACCACGGCGTTGACCGGTGTCAATCCTGGGCGTCATGGGATCTTCGATTTTCTACGACGCGATCCACAGAACTACCTGCCGTCCATCGGGCTCTACGATTACGGTCCCAATGGATTCGTCACCCGCCGCCGTGCGCCGCTGGTCAGCGAACTGCTGGCCAGGCAGGGGATTCGCAGCCTGCTGTTGCGCATTCCGGGCACGTTCCCGCCGCCCCAGGGCGCGGGCGACGTGTTGTGCGGCCAGGGCACGCCCGACCTGGTCGGCGCCTGGGGGCGCTCGGCAGTCTATGAAACGGGCCGCGAACGCGAGGCCGGTAGCGTAATGGGTGTGCGCCTGCTGCCGCTCAAGCCGATCGATGGCGGATTTTGCGCAAATATCTTTGGCCCCGAAGGCCACACGCTGGAGCTGCGGTTGGACCGTGTGTCGTCTGATGGCGCGCTGCTGCGCTTGGGCGGCAGTGAGATCGTTCTGGCGCGCGGTGAACTCAGCGACTGGCTCTCGCTGCAATTCGGCTCAGGCGACGATGCTGTTCACGGCCAGATCCGCTGCCTGCTGCTACTGGGTGGTCCGGCGCCGCGTCTCTACTGCTCGGCGGTGATGGTCGATCCCCTCGAACCCGCGTTCGCCGTGAGCGAGCCCGCGGGACTGAGTCGGTCGCTGGCCCAATCGTTCGGCCGCTTTGCCACGCTGGGCTGGGCCGAGGACACCTGGGCTCTGATCGAAGGGCTGACCGGTTTCGACGATTTTCTCAACGAGGTCGAACGCAACCTAGAGCTGATCGAACGCATGACCTGGTGGGCGGTGCACGAGTCCGACTACCGGATGGTGTTCACCTGTTTTGAACATACCGACCGCGTGGCGCACCTGCTGGGCCACCTTGCCGATCCCGACCATCCACGCCACGACCCGGCGTTGGCCAAGCGTTACGGAGCCGAGCTGTTCAAGGCCTATCGCCGCATTGACGCGTTCTGCGGCAAGCTGCTGGACAGCATGGGACCGCAAGACACGCTGCTGGTAATCAGCGACCACGGTTTCTCCCCCTTCGCCTGGCAGGTCAACCTCAACTCCTGGCTCGCGGCCGAGGGCTACCTGACGGTGCGCGATGAGCTGCCGCACGAGCGGACCCTTGACGAGCTGTTCGAGCACACCTGTTTTTTATCAAACGTCGCCTGGCAGGGGACCAGCGCTTACAACGTCGGCCTGAGTTCGATCTACCTCAACCTCGAGGGGCGCGAGGGGGGCGGGATCGTGCCTCGCGGCCGCTCGTCCGCGGAGCTGCTCGATCGGATCTCGCGCGGGCTGCTGGAGCTACGGCACCAGGGTCGGCCGGTGGTGCGGCGCGTGCTGCGCACGGATCGCGAGCTTTGGGGCACGGCAATGGCCGACGCTCCGGACCTGACGGTCTGTTTTGCGCCGGGTTTTCGTACCGCATGGCAAAGCTCGCTGGGCGCACTGTCGCCTGACGTGATATTTGACAACATGGGTCCGTGGGCCTCGGATCACTGCTCGTCCGATCCGCTGGACGTGCCCGGAATTCTGGCGGCCAACCGACCGATCAGCAAAAGCGATCCATGGTTGGCCGACGTGGGGGCCACAATGGCGGCGTTTTTCAATGTCGAACCCGACGAGCCGCTTGACGGCCAAGACCTGTTCGCGAAGGACAGATGATCGTTCGCTACGACTGTTGCTTTTATCTGGGTGAGAAGCCCTGCCGTTTCAAGCGGACCTGCGAGGGTTGCGATCATTACAAGCCCCAGGGGACCCGCGTGCTGATCATCAAGCTCGGGGCGATGGGCGATTGCCTACGCACCACGCCGCTGCTGCGTGCATTGGATAAACTCCATCAGCCGCTGCACGTCAGCTGGATCACCGATCCGGCATCGTATCCGCTGCTGCTTCACAACCCGCTGATCGACCGGCTGCTGACCCTCGATCTGGAGGCCGTGCTGCGGCTGGACGTGGAGCGCTTTGACCTTGCGTACTGCTTTGACAAGGACCCGCGGGCAATCGCCGCGATGATGCGTTGCCGGGCCCAGCGCAAGTTCGGCTTTGGCATGACCGAGCACGGCTCGCTGTGCGCGTTGAACCCGGAGTCCGAGTACGCCCTGCGCCTGGGTCTGGACGATCCGCTGAAGTTTGAGCACAACCGCAAAACCTATCAGCAGATAACCTTCGAGATGGCCGACATGGAGTTCAACGCAGAACCATACTTGCTCGAGCTGACGGATGCAGAGCACAGCCTGGCCGAGCAAAAGTTGGCGAAGCTTGGAATCGCTTCCAATGAGCGGCTGATCGGGCTGAACACCGGAGCGGGCGCAGTCTTTGCCACCAAGCGCTGGCCGGTTGAACATTGGATCGAGCTGGGCCAAATGCTGAGCCGCGCCGGACACGGGCGGTTGCTGCTGCTCGGCGGCCCCGAGGAGGTCCAGCGCAACGCGGCTATTGGCGAGGCTCTGGGCGATGCGGTCGTCGATACGGGCACGGATAATCCGCTGCGCGTGTTCGCCGCCATTGTATCGCGCCTGGGACTGCTGGTCAGCGCCGACACCTTGGCGATGCACCTGGGGCTGGCGCAGGGCGTGCCGTGCGTGGCGCTGTTCGGCTCGACCACGCCGCACGAGGTCGAGTGCTACGGCCTCTGCGAAAAGCTCGTGTCGGACGCTGACTGCGCGCCGTGCTACCGATCCAGCTGCGAGGACATGCGCTGCATGGAGGGGATTACCCCCGCAACGGTCTTTGCCGCCTGCAAGCGGGTGCTGGCTGTTGATTGAGTTTGCATCAGGGGCGTTTTGGGGCTAATTCTACGTGCTCTAATAAAGAGGGATAATCTATCGGATGAGGTTTGTTGCGCTCAAACCGGGGGACACGCTGGGCGTGTTCGCGCTCTCCAGCCCCTTTGATCCGCAGCTGCTCGATAAGGGAGTAGCGCGAATCAAGGAGATGGGGTTTGCGGTTAAGCGGGCGTCCAACCTCGGGCTTGCGGAAGGCTACCTCGCGGGCGAGGACGAGCAGCGGGCAGCGGGATTCAACGAGTTGCTGCACGACAGCTCGGTGCGGGCCTTGATCGCGGCGCGCGGCGGCTACGGCTGTTCGCGCGTTTTACCGCTGATCGAGTTCGAAGCGCTCGAGGCTGACCCGCGACCGATAATCGGCTGCTCGGACTTGACGATGCTGCAGATGCTGCTGCTCGCACGCGGACTGCCGTGCATCCACGGCCCGATGGTCGCCTCGCAACAGATGATCCAGTCGGATACGGGTGGCAACCGGCTGCGTTCGCTGCTGCTGAGAACCGACCAGCCGCAGCCGATCAGACCGGAACAGGGCAGGGTGCTGCGTCCGGGTAACGCTGACGGGAAGTTGATCGGCGGCAATCTGACGATGATCGTCAATGCCCTGGCCGCGGGAGTGATCGGGCCGGAGCTGTTCGACGGCGCGCTGCTGTTTCTCGAGGAAACCAACGAACGGCAGTATCGCATCGATCGGATGCTGACTACGCTACGGCTCTCATCAATATTGGAACGAATCAACGGCCTGATCCTCGGAAGTTTTCTTGGCGATATCGACGACACGACCCTGGACCGGCTGGCGCTTCAAAGCGTCGGTTCACGCAAAATTCCGATAGCGGCCGGTTTCCCCGTCGGCCACGGCGACCTGAACCTGGCGTTGCCCCTGGGCGTTCAGGCGCGGCTGCAAGGCGTGGAGCTGAGCTTTGGATGATAACGGAACCACCCCTGCCGCATGGCAGTCGGTCGTCGACCTGCTCGAAACAGGACGGCGCGATAATCTGTTCTCGTGCTACGATCTGGTAGCCGGCCGCGGCGACCAAACACGATCAATCCGCGGCGGTTGGGCCCAACGCGAGCCCGAGGCGCGAAAGCTCGACGACAATCCGATCTTCGATCTCGGATCGCTGACCAAGGTGATCTGCACCACAACTCTGGTGATGCAGGCCGTGGACCAGGGGCTGATGCGCCTGGATCAGACCGTGGCCGAGCTCTGGCCCGAGTTCCCGGCGCCTTGGGCCTCCAAGGTCACGCTGACCCACCTACTGAGCCACAGCTCGGGCCTGGCCGCCACCCGTCCATATTTTGAGAAGATGCAAGGAGTTGGCGACATCCTCTCGCGGGTGGCCATCGACCCGCTGGACGCCACGCCGGGCAGGGTTAGCATCTATTCGGATCTGGGTTTCATGGTGTTGGGCCGGATTCTCGAGATCCACCTCGGAGCGAGGCTCGACCAACTATTTTATACGCGCGTAGCCCAGCCGCTGGGACTGGAGCAGACGTTCTTTCTGCCCATTGAGCGCGGTAAGAGCTCGCCGCAATACCCCACCGAACGCTTCGTAGCAACCGAGCGTTGCCGCAATCGGGGCAGGGTGTTGGTGGCCGAGGTGCACGATCACAATGCCTGGGCCATGGGCGGCGTTGTCGGCCACGCCGGACTGTTCGGGACTGCATCAGATGTCTTTCGCTTCGGCCGGATGACACTCGATTCCTGGCAAGGCCGCGGGCCGCTGCCCACGGAACAGGTCAGGCTTTTCGCCAATCGCGCGCAGATCGTGCAGGGCTCGGACCGTGCACTGGGTTGGGACACGCCAAGCAGCGGCCGATCCTCATCAGGTACGATGTTCGGCAGCCAGGCTATCGGGCATCTGGGTTACGTGGGCACCAGCCTCTGGGTCGACCTGCAGAGCGGTACGCTGATCGTGCTGCTGACAAATCGGGTTCACCCGGAGGACACCGCAGCGGGCAGGCGCGCGATGCGCGCGTTCCGTCCCGGACTGCACGATGTTGTCTGGGAGGCACTTGACCCTGGTCTTGATACATAATTTACATAAGATATCAAGTTGATATCGACATTGATTAATGTAGAATATTAAGTAATGAGTAACAATAGCACTAATTACAACGATTATTACTACATTCCGCCCGACCTGAGGCCCTTGCCGCCGCAGCATTCGCAGCGGATTTACATGATCGGCATCTGTGGAATGGGCATGGGCACCTTGGCCTCAATGCTCAAGCAGTCCGGGCGCGAGGTGATCGGTTCGGACTCGGCGATCTACCCGCCGATGAGCGAGCACTTGGCATCCCAGGGAATCACGGTGCTGCCCGGGTACGATCCGGCCAACCTCGAACGGCCCATCGACCTGGTGGTCGTGGGCAACGTTGTGCGCAAGGACAACCCCGAGGCAGCGTCGACTGTCCAGCGTGGACTGCCCTACGTTTCAATGGCCGAAATGCTCGAGCGCGAGTTCATCAGCGGCCGCACCTCGGTTGTGATATCCGGCACCCACGGCAAGACCACTACCTCCGGGTTGACGGCCTGGGCCCTGCAGCAGGCCCGGATGAGCCCCGGATTCATGGTCGGCGGTATCCTGCGCAACTTCGGCTCCAGCCATGCGCTGCCCGGCGGCCCGGAATCGCCCTTTGTCTGCGAGGGGGACGAGTACGATACCGCCTACTTTGATAAGGGCCCCAAGTTCCTGCACTACCGGCCCGAAGTGCTGCTGCTGAACAATGTCGAGTTCGATCACGCGGACATCTATCAAAACTTGGATCACGTGTTGTGGGCCTTTAACACGCTGCTTGATCGCATGGACCCCGCAGGCACGGTAGTCGCCGGAATCGATTGCCCGAACGTGCGAAGACTTGTGCAAGACCGCAAACAGCGCGTGATCAGCTATGCCACGGCTTGCGACGCCCAGATCAGGGCGTGCAGTTGGAAATTCGACGCCGGCTTGACCACCATCGAGACAGCGATCGAGGGACAATCCGTGGAGCCGATTGCGACACCGTTGATCGGCGAGCACAACGTGCGCAACGTGCTTGCCTGCTACGGCGCCTGTCGCCGGCTGGGAGTTGACGAGTCCGTATTCAGGAAGGCGATGCTCACGTTCCAGGGCATGGCGCGGCGCTCGCAGGTGCTGCTCGACGGAGCGGTCAAACTGATCGACGACTTCGCCCATCACCCCACGGCAGTGGCCACAACCCTCGATGGACTGCGTGCAGCCCACCCTGGACGCCGACTTGTCGCGGCGTTCGAGCCGCGGTCGGCAACCAGCCGTAGCAACCGCTTTCAGGAGCAGTATACCGTAGCGCTGAACCGCGCCGACATCGTGTTCCTCGCTCCGCTGCACCAGCCCGAACGACTGCTGCCGGAACAACGTCTCGATTTGGAGCAAATCGCCGAACAGTTACGGCTTGCCGGACGTAACTGCAGCGTAGGCCGCAGCCACGAGGAGCTGTCCGTGGCAATGCTCGAGTGCATTGAACCCGGCGACGTGGTCGTGCTGATGAGCAACGGCGGATTCGGCGGGCTGCCGCGTAAACTGGCGCAGGCATTGGAGCGCAAATGAGCGTCGACAATCTGCCGATGGCCATCAAGCCGGAAAGTAAGTTGCTGCTGGCGTGCACCAACGAAATCGAGACGATCCTGATCAGCGTTGCGCTGAGTCAATGCCTTGAGACGCCGCTGGTTCGGCTGTTCATGTCGCACTTGGGCCTGGGCCGGCTAAGCAATGTTCCGGTATTCCGTCAAGGGAAGACACCGACCGTGCTGATCGGCTTTCCCACACCGCGACTGGCGCAGGACGAGGAGGCGGCGCGCAAGGTGCTGAAGCTGGGCTTGGACCTGACCTGGATCAGCGAGCATCCGCTGGATGCCGATGAGATCGCCGCTGCACCGCGACTCCGGTTGGAGCCGGTTGACCAAGGATTATGGCAAACCGTTTGCCGCGTACTGGGATGCCCGCGTTCGGCCATCGAGCCATTTGCCGGAATCGCAGCCGAGCTTGGCGAGCCGCTGGTCGATCCCCAGGTAGCGGACCACGACACGGCCTGGCGCTATTGCCTGGAAGCAGCCTGCCAGGAGCCGCAATACCTCGGACCGAGCTCGGCAGGTCTGATCAGCGGCCTCCAACCCGATCCGATCCTGGTGCTGGCCGGTCACCAGCTGATCGTGCAGCGTTCCCAACTCGCTGCCGACAGCAGCTTTCACACCTTCGACACGCCCAACGGCCGTGCGGTATTGGTGTTGGCGCCGCGTAGGGCGCTGGGCTTCTACTACGGCCTGGCGCATGAGGTGAGACGGCGTAGGTCGTGCGTGCTGAGCGTGCTGGCGTTCGATACGGGCGAGCCGCTGATCGTCGAGTACGAACAGCGGCCCAGCGATTTTAAGCTGCGCATGGAGATGATCGGCTCGCGGTTCCCCGAGCACGTGGTCAGGCCCTACGGACCAAGCGGAATCGCGATCAAGGGCTCAAAGGCGGGGTCGCTGGACGTACTCGATCCGCTGATCGAGCTGCTTTCGAGCGAGATCAACTAGCCCTCCACGCCCGGCGTGCCTGCCGTGCGCAGAGGGCGTCGGTAATTGACTATTCGGCCGTGACCTGCTTGATCTCGACGTGCTCGATCACAACGTCCTTGATCGGCTTGTCCATGGCCGCAGTGTTCGCGCGGGAGATTTTCTTCACCACGTCCATACCCTCAACTACTTCGCCGAAAATCGTGTGCTTGTTGTTCAACCACGGCGTGGCGGCCTCGGTAATGAAGAACTGGCTGCCGTTGGTTCCCGGTCCGCGGTTGGCCATTGCCAGCATACCCGGATGGCTGAACTTCAGGCTCGGATCGAACTCGTCCTGGAAGGTATAGCCCGGTCCGCCCGCGCCCGTGCCCTGCGGGCATCCGGCCTGGATCATGAAGTCCGGGATCACGCGATGGAAGATCAACCCGTCGTAGAAACGGCTCTTTATCTTCTGGCCGCCGCGGTCGGTCCACTCCTTTTTTGCCGTGGCCAGCTCGACGAAGTTGGCGACGGTCATCGGCGCCTTGTCGTCGAACAACTTAATCGTAATCTCGCCCATGCTCGTTTGCATAATCGCATACAGTCCTGGTTCCAATTTGTTCTCCTCTGCTGCCAAGGCCATTGAGGCGATCAGCAGCAACGCCGATATCGTTATTACGGCACTCAGGGTTCTTTTATGCATTCCGTGCTCCTGTGGTTATCGATTGTTGGCCATGCTTTCCATCAACAGGCTGTAGAATTTCTTGGTCAGCGCTCCGGGCCTTCCCTTGCCGATCTTTCGATCGTCGATGCCCACCACCGGCATTACCTCGGTTGTGGTGCCGCTGAGGAACACCTCGTCGGCCGCGTAGAACTGATCGAGGCTCGTTGCCCGTTCCACGACCTTGATTCCGGATTTGCGTCCGAGTTTGATCAGATGGTCGCAGGTTACTCCACCGAGTATACAGTGGCTGGAAGGATGGGTGAAGGCCGTATCGTCCTTGACCATGAACGCGTTGGCCGCGGTGGCCTCGTGTAGGATTCCGTCGTGTCCGATCATCAACGCATCGAACGCCCCGGCGTCGAGGGCCGCCTGTTTGGCGCGAACGTTGCCCAGCAGGTTGACGGTCTTAATGTCGCAACGGGACCAGCGCTCGTCCGCTACGCTGATTACCGACACTCCCTTGCGAAACAGCGCCGCACTGTAGCGCTTAAGCGGACTGACCGTAATCAGCAGATTGGGTTGCGGATGCTTGGGGTAGGGATGTGCGCGCGGCGCAGTGCCGCGGCTGATCTGCAGGTAGATCTTGGCCTGGTCGATCTTTGAGAGCTTGAGCAGCTTCCTGATCTGAGCTCTTATCAGACGGATATCGACCGCTTCGAGCATCTGCATCTCGCCCAG contains:
- the ruvB gene encoding Holliday junction branch migration DNA helicase RuvB, which gives rise to MDECRNVIDPDRTPDDISLEATLRPQRFEEYIGQGRVKDNLKVFVAAARERGEALDHMMFYGPPGLGKTTLAHIVAAQLEVQLRITSGPVLERPGDLAAILTNLEPNDVLFIDEVHRLSHVVEEVLYPAMEDFELDLIVGQGPSARSIRMDIPRFTLIGATTRVGLLTGPLRDRFGWVARLDYYSDQELTQILLRSARILGVPIVDDGAEEIARRSRGTPRVANRLLRRVRDFAQVEGEGVVDHAIAEHALGRLEVDSEGLDMMDTKFLRLMIDKHGGGPVGVETLAAGLSEERDTLEEVIEPYLLQKGFIARTPRGRVATEHAYRHLGIKGPTIAPQKKLF
- a CDS encoding WxcM-like domain-containing protein, whose protein sequence is MGGVLVVCTGNLCRSPLAAGYLSMRLADSGSGRIVASAGTHGVEGSPATPQACEVALENGFDISGHRGCEITIAMLEQYALVLLMERSQREHLAQLYPEWSNKLRLLSEFGPHDGPVDIPDPYGAPVEQYRHVFSLMRPCLDNFAAWWADQHLVGGVLIIKATTGSDQRGWSSHLAQIMPWPLREMRNVHAVELLPAAVRGNHLHQSTNEAILVIGGPCEAVFCKDGDVAKVVCAQHGPVLIAIPAGTAHAFRNFSDSPIELICLTDREFDPQEPDQIRVELIA
- a CDS encoding DUF362 domain-containing protein: MTALVGAARCQQYDRDLISQAFALALERAGGWPAAIGPGRKVLVKPNLLLPVAPEKAVTTHPEVLRAVLKNLLELGADVCVGEEPGMLPIDQVRRAFTATGTAAVCDELGVEYFTFQDHGYCELTVPEGQQTQTLFVAQDIVDADAVISLAKAKTHMQAMFTGAVKNMFGTIPARERKRLHTLAQYEAFNESLVDILAVARPTFSVMDAVVGMSGRGPSEGTIEQIGWLLCGSDPVAVDRATAELMGFSKVRIHYLDHATARGLGESRIEHIELRGMNLASDALKLAPPPTWFRNMPRLFYRMFYGMLWIRPVINVDRCQRCETCANACPAECITFDPLPRIDPERCIECFCCHELCPHGAVDERMGLARRLAMKFGLG
- a CDS encoding alkaline phosphatase family protein, with the translated sequence MTKHNSSRLIIIAGDGMDPRICDRMIAAGELPTLARLCHGKTIARLGTTLPSQSPVAWTTALTGVNPGRHGIFDFLRRDPQNYLPSIGLYDYGPNGFVTRRRAPLVSELLARQGIRSLLLRIPGTFPPPQGAGDVLCGQGTPDLVGAWGRSAVYETGREREAGSVMGVRLLPLKPIDGGFCANIFGPEGHTLELRLDRVSSDGALLRLGGSEIVLARGELSDWLSLQFGSGDDAVHGQIRCLLLLGGPAPRLYCSAVMVDPLEPAFAVSEPAGLSRSLAQSFGRFATLGWAEDTWALIEGLTGFDDFLNEVERNLELIERMTWWAVHESDYRMVFTCFEHTDRVAHLLGHLADPDHPRHDPALAKRYGAELFKAYRRIDAFCGKLLDSMGPQDTLLVISDHGFSPFAWQVNLNSWLAAEGYLTVRDELPHERTLDELFEHTCFLSNVAWQGTSAYNVGLSSIYLNLEGREGGGIVPRGRSSAELLDRISRGLLELRHQGRPVVRRVLRTDRELWGTAMADAPDLTVCFAPGFRTAWQSSLGALSPDVIFDNMGPWASDHCSSDPLDVPGILAANRPISKSDPWLADVGATMAAFFNVEPDEPLDGQDLFAKDR
- a CDS encoding glycosyltransferase family 9 protein; translated protein: MIVRYDCCFYLGEKPCRFKRTCEGCDHYKPQGTRVLIIKLGAMGDCLRTTPLLRALDKLHQPLHVSWITDPASYPLLLHNPLIDRLLTLDLEAVLRLDVERFDLAYCFDKDPRAIAAMMRCRAQRKFGFGMTEHGSLCALNPESEYALRLGLDDPLKFEHNRKTYQQITFEMADMEFNAEPYLLELTDAEHSLAEQKLAKLGIASNERLIGLNTGAGAVFATKRWPVEHWIELGQMLSRAGHGRLLLLGGPEEVQRNAAIGEALGDAVVDTGTDNPLRVFAAIVSRLGLLVSADTLAMHLGLAQGVPCVALFGSTTPHEVECYGLCEKLVSDADCAPCYRSSCEDMRCMEGITPATVFAACKRVLAVD
- a CDS encoding LD-carboxypeptidase, translating into MRFVALKPGDTLGVFALSSPFDPQLLDKGVARIKEMGFAVKRASNLGLAEGYLAGEDEQRAAGFNELLHDSSVRALIAARGGYGCSRVLPLIEFEALEADPRPIIGCSDLTMLQMLLLARGLPCIHGPMVASQQMIQSDTGGNRLRSLLLRTDQPQPIRPEQGRVLRPGNADGKLIGGNLTMIVNALAAGVIGPELFDGALLFLEETNERQYRIDRMLTTLRLSSILERINGLILGSFLGDIDDTTLDRLALQSVGSRKIPIAAGFPVGHGDLNLALPLGVQARLQGVELSFG
- a CDS encoding serine hydrolase domain-containing protein is translated as MDDNGTTPAAWQSVVDLLETGRRDNLFSCYDLVAGRGDQTRSIRGGWAQREPEARKLDDNPIFDLGSLTKVICTTTLVMQAVDQGLMRLDQTVAELWPEFPAPWASKVTLTHLLSHSSGLAATRPYFEKMQGVGDILSRVAIDPLDATPGRVSIYSDLGFMVLGRILEIHLGARLDQLFYTRVAQPLGLEQTFFLPIERGKSSPQYPTERFVATERCRNRGRVLVAEVHDHNAWAMGGVVGHAGLFGTASDVFRFGRMTLDSWQGRGPLPTEQVRLFANRAQIVQGSDRALGWDTPSSGRSSSGTMFGSQAIGHLGYVGTSLWVDLQSGTLIVLLTNRVHPEDTAAGRRAMRAFRPGLHDVVWEALDPGLDT
- a CDS encoding Mur ligase family protein; translation: MSNNSTNYNDYYYIPPDLRPLPPQHSQRIYMIGICGMGMGTLASMLKQSGREVIGSDSAIYPPMSEHLASQGITVLPGYDPANLERPIDLVVVGNVVRKDNPEAASTVQRGLPYVSMAEMLEREFISGRTSVVISGTHGKTTTSGLTAWALQQARMSPGFMVGGILRNFGSSHALPGGPESPFVCEGDEYDTAYFDKGPKFLHYRPEVLLLNNVEFDHADIYQNLDHVLWAFNTLLDRMDPAGTVVAGIDCPNVRRLVQDRKQRVISYATACDAQIRACSWKFDAGLTTIETAIEGQSVEPIATPLIGEHNVRNVLACYGACRRLGVDESVFRKAMLTFQGMARRSQVLLDGAVKLIDDFAHHPTAVATTLDGLRAAHPGRRLVAAFEPRSATSRSNRFQEQYTVALNRADIVFLAPLHQPERLLPEQRLDLEQIAEQLRLAGRNCSVGRSHEELSVAMLECIEPGDVVVLMSNGGFGGLPRKLAQALERK
- a CDS encoding peptidylprolyl isomerase, which translates into the protein MHKRTLSAVITISALLLIASMALAAEENKLEPGLYAIMQTSMGEITIKLFDDKAPMTVANFVELATAKKEWTDRGGQKIKSRFYDGLIFHRVIPDFMIQAGCPQGTGAGGPGYTFQDEFDPSLKFSHPGMLAMANRGPGTNGSQFFITEAATPWLNNKHTIFGEVVEGMDVVKKISRANTAAMDKPIKDVVIEHVEIKQVTAE